A genome region from Ottowia testudinis includes the following:
- a CDS encoding phosphatase PAP2 family protein, translating into MLHRAPAFFTLTCTLAASALLIACGLWLAGQATNMAWFQRINGAGPLVLDAAAANLTLLGSGYAVILLMLAGDRGHGMGPALALRTLLIGALLARAGKLALSEPRPLSVLGADAVHVVGTPIVSSNALPSGHTLTAFAGALALWWIWRAASKNLPAWRAALGLMLLLALASGVAWSRVAVGAHWPADVLAGAGCGLLAATLALCWENHGRWALVLRQPLAQRAVGGAEIAIALVWLTLDTHQPGTQALQWAIGAVGLASGMARLWHQRRTVAGPRQQAALDGRAPAP; encoded by the coding sequence TTGCTTCATCGCGCCCCCGCCTTTTTCACGCTGACCTGCACGCTGGCCGCGTCGGCGTTGCTCATCGCCTGCGGGCTGTGGCTGGCCGGACAGGCGACGAACATGGCCTGGTTTCAGCGCATCAACGGCGCCGGGCCCTTGGTGCTGGACGCCGCGGCTGCCAATCTGACGTTGCTGGGCAGCGGCTACGCGGTGATCTTGCTGATGCTGGCGGGCGACCGTGGCCACGGCATGGGGCCCGCGCTGGCGCTGCGCACGCTGCTGATCGGCGCGCTCTTGGCCCGCGCCGGCAAGCTGGCGCTGTCGGAGCCCCGGCCGCTGAGCGTGCTGGGCGCCGACGCGGTGCATGTCGTGGGCACGCCAATCGTGTCGTCGAACGCTCTGCCGTCGGGCCACACCTTGACCGCATTCGCCGGCGCGCTGGCGCTGTGGTGGATCTGGCGCGCGGCGTCGAAAAACCTGCCTGCCTGGCGCGCTGCGCTGGGTTTGATGCTGTTGCTGGCATTGGCCAGCGGGGTTGCCTGGTCGCGCGTGGCCGTGGGTGCCCATTGGCCGGCCGACGTGCTGGCGGGCGCCGGTTGCGGCCTGCTCGCGGCCACTCTGGCCCTGTGCTGGGAAAACCACGGCCGCTGGGCGCTGGTGCTGCGCCAGCCGCTGGCACAGCGGGCGGTGGGTGGGGCAGAGATTGCCATCGCGCTGGTCTGGCTCACGCTCGACACACACCAGCCTGGCACGCAGGCGCTGCAGTGGGCCATTGGCGCCGTGGGGCTGGCCAGCGGCATGGCCCGGCTGTGGCACCAGAGGCGCACGGTCGCCGGGCCGCGCCAGCAGGCGGCGCTGGATGGCCGAGCACCCGCGCCATGA
- a CDS encoding ArnT family glycosyltransferase translates to MNRALPRPPSAAAGAPATGLAASAPGALFALLLALPLLAGLGSHPLIDVDEGAFSAATRELLASGDWGHTTLNGAPRFDKPILVYWLQAASVALLGLNEWALRLPSALCTWAAALAAERFVGERHGAQSGRLTALILVTAFGPWAMARAATADALLNLLLMLTALDLWRHLESGARPPLRRAAAWAALGLLAKGPIALLVPGAALGLWALSRRDGAALRRALGDPAAWLILIAIAAPWYLYALHRHGMDFIAGFILKHNVGRFTGPMEGHGGSLLYYVLIVPLLWLPWTPLWLRAARHWRALWGDAQLRFWLCWAGFVIVFFSLSGTKLPHYSLYAGPGLLMLTAWALRQSTPGGALRGALWGALALLVLLLGALPWLLQSGAVPIGDALYAALLRGAPTPWAVLAMGAALLVLVALLAAAPGRGLASCAFAPRFATAAWLVALGHGWVVVPWLGEALQGPIQRTALAARALGSDAAVVQWNTHWPSVGVYLQRAVPPRAPQPGELAITRTDRLQRLQPPPNVTLLRQENGVALVRREGF, encoded by the coding sequence ATGAACCGCGCGCTGCCGCGGCCGCCGTCGGCCGCCGCCGGTGCGCCGGCCACGGGCTTGGCGGCCAGCGCCCCCGGCGCCCTGTTCGCCCTGCTGCTGGCGCTGCCTCTGTTGGCGGGCCTGGGCAGCCATCCGCTGATCGACGTGGACGAAGGCGCCTTTTCGGCCGCCACGCGCGAGTTGCTGGCCAGCGGCGACTGGGGCCACACCACGCTCAATGGCGCGCCGCGCTTCGACAAGCCGATCCTCGTCTATTGGCTGCAGGCCGCCAGCGTGGCGCTGCTGGGCTTGAACGAATGGGCGCTGCGCCTGCCGTCGGCACTGTGCACCTGGGCGGCGGCGCTGGCGGCCGAGCGTTTCGTGGGCGAGCGCCACGGCGCGCAGTCGGGCCGGCTCACGGCGCTGATCCTGGTCACCGCCTTCGGCCCCTGGGCCATGGCACGCGCCGCCACGGCCGATGCCCTGCTGAACCTGCTGCTGATGCTCACCGCGCTCGATCTGTGGCGCCATCTTGAAAGCGGCGCGCGCCCGCCCCTGCGCCGCGCCGCCGCCTGGGCCGCGTTGGGCCTGCTGGCCAAGGGGCCGATCGCGCTGCTGGTGCCGGGCGCGGCGCTCGGCCTGTGGGCGCTGTCGCGCCGCGACGGCGCGGCGCTGCGCCGCGCGCTGGGCGATCCGGCGGCATGGCTGATCCTGATCGCCATCGCCGCGCCCTGGTACCTGTACGCGCTGCACCGGCATGGCATGGATTTCATCGCCGGCTTCATCCTCAAGCACAACGTGGGGCGCTTCACCGGGCCGATGGAAGGCCACGGCGGCAGCCTGCTGTATTACGTGCTGATCGTGCCGCTGCTGTGGCTGCCGTGGACGCCGCTGTGGCTTCGCGCGGCGCGGCACTGGCGCGCGCTGTGGGGCGATGCGCAGCTGCGCTTCTGGCTGTGCTGGGCGGGCTTTGTCATCGTGTTCTTCAGCCTCTCGGGCACCAAGCTGCCGCACTACAGCCTGTACGCCGGCCCCGGACTGCTGATGCTGACGGCCTGGGCACTGCGCCAGAGCACGCCGGGCGGCGCGCTCCGCGGGGCGCTGTGGGGCGCGCTGGCTTTGCTGGTGCTGCTGCTGGGCGCGCTGCCCTGGCTGCTGCAATCGGGCGCGGTGCCGATCGGCGATGCGCTCTACGCCGCATTGCTGCGCGGCGCGCCGACGCCGTGGGCGGTGCTGGCGATGGGCGCCGCGCTGCTGGTGCTGGTCGCGCTGCTGGCCGCTGCGCCGGGACGCGGGTTGGCAAGCTGCGCCTTCGCGCCGCGCTTTGCCACGGCCGCCTGGCTCGTCGCGCTGGGCCACGGGTGGGTGGTGGTGCCCTGGCTGGGCGAGGCGCTGCAGGGCCCGATTCAACGCACCGCGCTGGCGGCGCGCGCGCTGGGCAGCGACGCGGCGGTGGTGCAGTGGAACACGCACTGGCCCAGTGTGGGCGTGTATCTGCAAAGAGCGGTGCCGCCGCGCGCGCCGCAGCCGGGCGAGCTGGCCATCACGCGCACCGACCGCCTGCAGCGCCTGCAACCGCCGCCGAACGTGACCCTGCTGCGACAGGAAAATGGCGTCGCGCTGGTGCGGCGCGAGGGGTTTTGA
- a CDS encoding DUF2189 domain-containing protein yields MTDRAPDTPPSSNMGPAPAAYQPYVPPVSTVPQAVMVPLGLSDPLRWLRLGWRDFMGAPGIGLFYGVCFWLMAVVLTLVFRNKPEYVMSIASGCLLIGPFLAMGLYEVSRRREAGLKPELAASITCWDSHIRSMGMLVLVLIVLELLWGRASLVVFAVFFNTGMPSTTGVLQAIFNPENIEFVLVYVAVGGIFALLVYSTAVVSIPMILDRDTDAVSAAITSIRVVFANPLTMLWWGFLITLLIGLALATWGVGFVAIGPLLGHASWHAYRGAVRWQEAPGAA; encoded by the coding sequence ATGACCGACCGCGCCCCCGATACCCCGCCATCGTCCAACATGGGCCCCGCGCCCGCGGCCTATCAGCCCTATGTGCCGCCGGTTTCCACCGTGCCGCAGGCGGTGATGGTGCCGCTTGGTCTGTCCGATCCGCTGCGTTGGCTGCGCCTGGGGTGGCGTGATTTCATGGGCGCGCCTGGCATCGGCTTGTTCTATGGCGTCTGCTTTTGGCTGATGGCGGTGGTGCTGACGCTGGTGTTCCGCAACAAGCCGGAATACGTCATGTCGATCGCCTCCGGCTGCCTGTTGATCGGACCGTTTCTGGCCATGGGCTTGTACGAGGTCAGCCGGCGGCGTGAGGCGGGCCTCAAACCCGAGCTGGCCGCCTCGATCACGTGCTGGGACTCGCACATCCGCAGCATGGGCATGCTGGTGCTGGTGCTGATCGTGCTGGAGCTGCTTTGGGGCCGCGCCTCGCTGGTGGTGTTCGCGGTGTTCTTCAACACCGGCATGCCGTCCACCACGGGCGTGCTGCAGGCCATCTTCAACCCCGAGAACATCGAGTTCGTGCTGGTCTACGTGGCGGTAGGTGGCATCTTCGCGTTGCTGGTGTATTCGACGGCCGTGGTGTCGATTCCCATGATTCTGGATCGCGACACCGATGCCGTCAGCGCCGCCATCACCAGCATCCGCGTGGTGTTCGCCAATCCGCTGACCATGTTGTGGTGGGGCTTTCTGATCACGCTGCTGATCGGGCTGGCGCTGGCGACCTGGGGCGTCGGCTTCGTCGCCATCGGGCCGCTGCTCGGCCACGCCAGCTGGCACGCCTACCGTGGCGCGGTGCGCTGGCAGGAGGCGCCCGGCGCTGCCTGA
- a CDS encoding PLP-dependent transferase — protein MTDPITRLIHHPYTPPEGFSAPQPGVFKASTVIFPNVAAMRARDWRDKSGYTYGLHGTPTTFVLEERVAALEGGLQCVLVPSGLAAIANVALALLKTGDEVLIPDNAYGPNKALAEGELAAFGITHQFYDPMDAADLAARIGGRTKLVWLEAAGSVTMEFPDLIAQVRLCRERGVVSALDNTWGAGLAFNPFDLGGSGIGVDVSVHALTKYPSGGGDVLMGSITMRDEALHLKIKLTHMRLGLGVGANDAEAVLRALPSIGLRYRAQDQAARMLARWCAAQPPFAQVLHPALPNGPGHAHWQQVCGAADARGDGAAAGLFSVVVDQRFSATQVDAFCDALQWFKLGYSWGGPMSLVVPYDLTSMRAGWPTHLQRGTLVRFSLGLEPVADLQADLAQALARAL, from the coding sequence ATGACCGATCCCATCACACGCCTCATTCACCATCCGTACACCCCGCCGGAGGGTTTTTCCGCGCCGCAGCCGGGGGTGTTCAAGGCGTCCACGGTGATCTTTCCCAACGTCGCCGCGATGCGCGCGCGCGACTGGAGAGACAAGAGCGGCTACACCTACGGCCTGCATGGCACGCCGACGACTTTTGTACTGGAGGAGCGCGTCGCCGCGTTGGAGGGCGGCTTGCAGTGCGTGCTGGTGCCCAGCGGTCTGGCGGCGATCGCCAACGTGGCGTTGGCGCTGCTCAAGACCGGCGACGAGGTATTGATCCCCGACAACGCCTATGGCCCCAACAAGGCGCTGGCCGAGGGCGAGCTGGCCGCCTTCGGCATCACGCACCAGTTCTATGACCCCATGGATGCGGCTGATCTGGCGGCGCGTATCGGTGGCCGGACGAAGTTGGTCTGGCTGGAGGCGGCCGGCTCGGTAACCATGGAGTTCCCCGACCTGATCGCTCAGGTGCGCCTGTGCCGAGAGCGCGGCGTGGTCAGCGCGCTCGACAACACCTGGGGCGCGGGCTTGGCCTTCAACCCCTTTGACCTGGGCGGCTCGGGCATCGGCGTCGACGTGTCAGTGCACGCGCTGACCAAATACCCCAGCGGCGGTGGCGATGTGCTGATGGGGAGCATCACCATGCGCGACGAGGCGCTGCACCTGAAGATCAAGCTGACCCACATGCGCCTCGGTTTGGGCGTTGGAGCCAACGATGCCGAGGCCGTGCTGCGTGCGCTGCCCAGCATCGGCCTGCGCTATCGCGCGCAAGACCAGGCGGCGCGCATGCTGGCGCGCTGGTGCGCCGCGCAGCCGCCCTTTGCGCAGGTGCTGCACCCGGCATTGCCCAACGGGCCCGGTCACGCTCACTGGCAACAGGTCTGCGGCGCAGCCGATGCGCGCGGCGATGGCGCGGCGGCCGGGCTGTTCAGCGTGGTGGTCGACCAGCGCTTTTCGGCCACGCAGGTCGATGCCTTCTGTGACGCGCTGCAATGGTTCAAATTGGGCTACAGCTGGGGCGGCCCGATGAGTCTGGTGGTGCCTTACGACCTGACCAGCATGCGCGCCGGCTGGCCCACGCACCTGCAGCGTGGCACGCTGGTCCGTTTTTCGCTGGGACTGGAGCCGGTGGCCGATCTGCAGGCCGACCTGGCCCAGGCGCTGGCGCGTGCCTTGTGA
- a CDS encoding glycine zipper domain-containing protein produces the protein MANERGKDLNQDPITGEPGAHPVGTGLGAAGGAAAGAALGTAVGGPIGTVVGGIIGAVTGGLAGKDVAENLDPTAGGEPSEHKVATGVGATGGALTGAAMGSIAGPLGTAAGAAIGAVAGGMAGRGVGEVINPKGDDQLQDHHLASGTGAGAGALAGATVGLAGGPVGAIVGAAIGSVAGAKAGEGVGEVVNPKAGDRLQDHELASGTGTGAGALAGAAIGAVGGPVGAAVGAAVGAGLGSKAGKGLGEAVNPKAGDRVGDHNLATGTGAGAGAATGALVGAAGGPVGMAVGAAVGGLAGAAAGHGVARVVNPTAEDAFWSENYTRAPGYRDGYTYDDYGPAYRLGYDGYGRYAGRSYDDVETSLGADWERIKGKSRLTWAEAKASTRAAWHRVEHALPGDFDGDGR, from the coding sequence ATGGCCAACGAACGCGGCAAGGATCTGAACCAAGACCCCATCACCGGCGAGCCCGGCGCTCATCCCGTCGGCACCGGCCTGGGCGCCGCGGGGGGCGCCGCCGCCGGTGCGGCGCTGGGTACGGCCGTGGGCGGGCCCATCGGCACGGTGGTGGGCGGCATCATCGGTGCCGTCACCGGCGGCTTGGCCGGCAAGGACGTGGCCGAGAACCTCGACCCCACGGCCGGCGGTGAGCCTTCGGAACACAAGGTGGCCACGGGCGTGGGCGCCACGGGCGGCGCGCTGACGGGTGCCGCCATGGGATCGATCGCGGGGCCGTTGGGCACCGCCGCGGGCGCCGCGATTGGAGCGGTGGCGGGCGGCATGGCCGGGCGCGGCGTCGGCGAAGTGATCAACCCCAAGGGTGACGATCAGCTGCAAGACCATCACCTGGCCTCTGGCACGGGCGCAGGGGCGGGTGCGCTGGCCGGTGCCACGGTGGGCCTGGCGGGAGGCCCGGTGGGCGCCATTGTCGGCGCGGCCATCGGCAGCGTTGCGGGTGCCAAGGCTGGCGAGGGCGTGGGCGAAGTGGTCAACCCCAAGGCGGGCGACCGCCTGCAAGACCATGAACTGGCCAGCGGCACCGGCACCGGTGCAGGCGCGCTGGCTGGCGCGGCCATTGGCGCCGTGGGCGGCCCGGTGGGCGCGGCCGTCGGTGCCGCCGTCGGCGCGGGCTTGGGCAGCAAGGCCGGCAAGGGCCTGGGCGAAGCCGTCAACCCCAAGGCGGGCGACCGCGTGGGCGACCACAACCTGGCCACCGGCACGGGCGCTGGTGCGGGCGCGGCGACGGGTGCGCTGGTGGGCGCCGCCGGCGGGCCGGTCGGCATGGCCGTGGGCGCGGCAGTCGGCGGTTTGGCGGGTGCGGCGGCTGGCCACGGCGTGGCCCGGGTGGTCAACCCCACGGCTGAAGACGCCTTCTGGAGCGAAAACTACACCCGCGCTCCGGGCTATCGCGACGGCTACACCTACGACGACTATGGCCCGGCCTATCGCCTGGGTTACGACGGTTACGGCCGTTACGCCGGCCGCTCCTACGACGACGTGGAGACGTCGCTGGGCGCCGATTGGGAGCGCATCAAGGGCAAATCGCGCCTGACCTGGGCCGAAGCCAAAGCCTCGACACGTGCGGCATGGCATCGCGTTGAGCATGCGCTGCCGGGCGACTTTGACGGCGATGGCCGTTGA
- a CDS encoding ABC transporter ATP-binding protein, giving the protein MTEPKPGTLPEALPSQMVAVEHVFKSVTDSTGTLDILRDIDFSLAARETVAIVGASGSGKSTLLSIIAGLDTPTRGTVRVAGEDLFAVGEDERAALRARKIGFVFQSFQLLGNLTALENVMLPLELAGRRDARAAATEMLARVGLAERLGHYPKVLSGGEQQRVALARAFVVHPAVLLADEPTGSLDFATGEKVMQLMFDLNREQGTTLVMVTHDRAIAALCQRRLTVEAGRIVSDERIELHQN; this is encoded by the coding sequence ATGACAGAACCCAAGCCCGGCACGCTGCCGGAAGCGCTCCCCTCGCAGATGGTCGCGGTGGAGCATGTTTTCAAGTCGGTCACCGATTCCACCGGCACGCTGGATATTTTGCGCGATATCGATTTCAGCCTGGCGGCGCGCGAGACGGTGGCCATCGTCGGCGCCTCGGGCTCGGGCAAGAGCACGCTGCTGTCCATCATCGCAGGGCTCGATACGCCCACGCGCGGCACGGTGCGGGTGGCGGGCGAAGACCTGTTCGCCGTCGGCGAGGATGAGCGCGCCGCGCTGCGCGCGCGCAAGATCGGCTTCGTGTTCCAGAGCTTTCAGCTGCTGGGCAACTTGACCGCGCTCGAAAACGTGATGCTGCCGCTGGAGCTGGCCGGCCGCCGCGACGCCCGTGCCGCCGCCACCGAGATGCTGGCGCGCGTGGGCCTGGCCGAGCGCCTGGGCCACTACCCCAAGGTGTTGTCGGGCGGCGAGCAGCAGCGCGTGGCGTTGGCGCGCGCCTTCGTGGTGCACCCGGCCGTGCTGCTGGCCGACGAGCCCACCGGCAGCCTCGACTTTGCGACCGGCGAAAAGGTGATGCAGCTGATGTTCGACTTGAACCGCGAGCAGGGCACGACGCTGGTGATGGTCACCCATGACCGCGCCATCGCCGCGCTGTGCCAGCGCCGGCTGACGGTGGAAGCCGGCCGCATCGTGTCCGACGAGCGGATCGAGCTGCATCAAAACTGA
- the rlmB gene encoding 23S rRNA (guanosine(2251)-2'-O)-methyltransferase RlmB: protein MSTPKVLFGFHAVGVRLKTAPASIIEVYADPTRRDARMKQFLSRAAEAGVRIIEADGPRLIKLTGSAGHQGVAARVQALDGVRTLDELLDDLQEQGTVPLLLVLDGVTDPHNLGACLRVADGAGAHAVIAPKDHAAGINATVAKVASGAAETVPYFMVTNLARTLNELKERSIWVTGTAGDAERTLYDADFKGPTALVLGAEGAGMRQLTRKMCDQLVRIPMLGAVESLNVSVASGVCLYEARRQRGI, encoded by the coding sequence ATGTCCACCCCCAAAGTCCTGTTCGGCTTTCACGCCGTCGGCGTGCGCCTGAAGACGGCGCCCGCATCCATCATCGAGGTTTACGCCGACCCCACACGGCGCGACGCGCGCATGAAGCAGTTCTTGTCGCGCGCGGCCGAGGCCGGCGTGCGCATCATCGAGGCTGACGGCCCGCGCCTCATCAAGCTGACGGGCAGCGCCGGCCACCAGGGCGTGGCCGCGCGCGTGCAGGCGCTGGACGGCGTGCGCACGCTCGACGAGCTGTTGGACGATCTGCAGGAGCAGGGCACGGTGCCGTTGCTGCTGGTGCTGGACGGCGTGACCGACCCGCACAACCTGGGCGCCTGCCTGCGCGTGGCCGACGGCGCCGGCGCGCACGCCGTCATCGCGCCCAAGGACCACGCCGCCGGCATCAACGCCACCGTGGCCAAGGTGGCCAGCGGCGCGGCCGAAACGGTGCCCTACTTCATGGTTACCAACCTGGCGCGCACGCTGAACGAGCTGAAGGAGCGCAGCATCTGGGTCACCGGCACCGCAGGCGACGCCGAGCGCACCCTGTACGACGCCGATTTCAAAGGCCCCACCGCGCTGGTGCTGGGCGCCGAGGGCGCGGGCATGCGCCAGCTGACGCGCAAAATGTGCGATCAGCTGGTGCGCATCCCCATGCTGGGCGCGGTGGA
- the mnmH gene encoding tRNA 2-selenouridine(34) synthase MnmH, which yields MSVHAIPASEALARLAEFSAVIDARSEGEYAIDRLPGALNWPSLHDEERVQVGTLYKQVSPFEARKLGAALVARNIASHIEREGMDKPKSWRPLLYCWRGGQRSGALALVLGQIGFRVSLIEGGYKAFRAAMLADLPAQAQRLSYRVVCGPTGSGKTRLLHALQGAGAQVLDLEALASHRASVLGLIPGQPQPSQKRFEMLIWEQLRGFDATRPVFVEAESKKVGNCTLPESLIGAMRASDCLRVDLSDDERVALLLEDYPFFVSDPAFFCQRLDTLVALRGHAVIDEWKRLVHAGQTESVVRELLAVHYDPGYAASTRRNFARFGDALSVVLADRSPQTLAQAAVTLIRGQDQRAAADTAAARISG from the coding sequence GTGAGCGTCCACGCCATTCCCGCGAGCGAGGCGCTGGCCCGCCTGGCCGAATTCAGCGCCGTGATCGACGCCCGCAGCGAGGGCGAATACGCCATCGACCGCCTGCCCGGTGCCCTCAATTGGCCCAGCCTGCACGACGAAGAGCGCGTGCAGGTCGGTACGCTGTACAAGCAAGTGAGTCCGTTCGAGGCGCGCAAGCTGGGCGCGGCGCTGGTGGCGCGCAACATCGCCAGCCACATCGAGCGCGAAGGCATGGACAAGCCCAAGAGCTGGCGCCCCCTGCTCTACTGCTGGCGCGGCGGCCAGCGCAGCGGCGCGCTGGCGCTGGTGCTGGGACAGATCGGCTTTCGCGTGAGCTTGATCGAGGGCGGCTACAAGGCGTTTCGGGCCGCCATGCTGGCCGACTTGCCCGCACAGGCCCAGCGCTTGAGCTACCGCGTGGTGTGCGGGCCCACGGGCTCGGGCAAGACGCGGCTGCTGCATGCGCTGCAAGGCGCGGGCGCGCAGGTGCTGGATCTGGAAGCGCTGGCCAGCCACCGCGCGTCTGTGCTGGGGCTGATTCCGGGCCAGCCGCAGCCGTCGCAAAAGCGCTTCGAGATGCTGATATGGGAGCAGCTGCGCGGCTTCGACGCCACTCGCCCGGTGTTTGTTGAGGCCGAGAGCAAGAAGGTGGGCAATTGCACATTGCCCGAATCGCTGATCGGCGCCATGCGCGCCAGCGACTGCCTGCGCGTCGATTTGTCCGACGACGAGCGCGTGGCGCTGCTGCTGGAGGACTACCCCTTCTTCGTCAGCGACCCGGCTTTCTTCTGCCAGCGGCTGGACACGCTGGTGGCGCTGCGTGGCCACGCCGTCATCGACGAATGGAAGCGTCTGGTGCATGCCGGCCAGACCGAGTCGGTGGTACGCGAGCTGCTGGCCGTGCACTACGACCCGGGCTATGCCGCTTCCACGCGCCGCAACTTCGCGCGCTTTGGTGACGCACTGTCGGTGGTGCTGGCCGACCGCTCGCCACAAACGCTGGCGCAGGCCGCAGTCACCCTCATCCGGGGGCAGGATCAGCGTGCAGCCGCGGATACAGCCGCGGCGCGCATATCGGGGTAA
- a CDS encoding arylesterase — MYRRHFIRSTLLAAAAGVLTPAALAGEAPTIMVVGDSLSAEYGIARGTGWVALLEKKLAAEKIVAKAVNASISGDTTAGGRARLPALLKTHQPAVVVIELGSNDALRGLSLDMTESNLSAMTQAAQKAGAKVLLAGMQMPPNYGADYGKRFLELYPKVAKANNAALVPFFLEGVADRPNALELFQPDRIHPTAAAHPIILGNLWPELQKLLKK, encoded by the coding sequence TTGTACCGACGACACTTTATCCGCTCCACCCTGCTGGCCGCCGCCGCCGGGGTTTTGACCCCCGCCGCGCTGGCCGGCGAAGCACCCACGATCATGGTAGTGGGCGATTCGCTCAGCGCCGAATACGGCATTGCACGCGGCACCGGCTGGGTGGCGCTGCTGGAGAAAAAGCTGGCCGCCGAGAAAATCGTGGCCAAGGCGGTCAACGCCAGCATCTCGGGCGACACCACGGCCGGCGGCCGCGCGCGTCTGCCCGCGCTGCTGAAGACGCACCAGCCGGCCGTGGTGGTGATCGAACTCGGCAGCAACGACGCGCTGCGCGGCCTGTCACTCGACATGACCGAGTCCAACCTGAGCGCGATGACGCAAGCGGCGCAAAAAGCCGGTGCCAAGGTGCTGCTGGCGGGCATGCAGATGCCGCCCAATTACGGCGCCGATTACGGCAAGCGCTTCCTCGAGCTGTACCCGAAAGTCGCCAAGGCGAACAACGCGGCGCTGGTGCCCTTCTTCCTCGAGGGGGTGGCGGATCGGCCAAACGCGCTGGAGCTGTTTCAGCCCGACCGCATCCACCCCACGGCCGCCGCGCACCCGATCATTCTGGGCAACCTGTGGCCCGAGCTGCAAAAGCTGCTGAAAAAGTGA
- a CDS encoding phospholipase D-like domain-containing protein, with the protein MIRLPALTPLEHLAFVAAGLLTYVVVTRVRRQRRHPYAALAWVMGIAAFPYLGLPLFLVFGTRKVVRPATLRQPAPAGPWAALAPPWATRLLAALGVAEARPQAVVRFESDGDAALAQLQAVIGSARHTLDICTYVLGDDEVGAAVAAALAERSRTGVRVRLLVDSIGSLKSAHSHDALLKSAGVRTRLFMPALGRPGRGRVNLRNHRKLLIADGEIVWSGGRNLANEYFIGRAGEPAWLDLSFAAQGALAAQAQALFDGDWRVARGARQALRRGYAERFARQESGQQDHAEAAPQAPAQGGALAQWVPSGPDFHEDILHALLVSSAFHAQERLLLATPYFVPDEGLQEALVLAAKRGLQITLLLPRRSNHRLADWARGRAVRELVEAGVDVRLLPAMLHAKAVVVDDVLALCGSANLDSRSLFINYEAMAAFYGRAQIDWLAGWINGHAAAGEPASAEPPSWLRDIGEGMVATLAFQL; encoded by the coding sequence ATGATCCGCCTGCCCGCCCTCACCCCGCTGGAACACCTGGCTTTCGTGGCCGCGGGGCTGCTGACCTACGTGGTGGTCACGCGCGTGCGGCGCCAGCGGCGCCATCCGTACGCGGCGCTGGCGTGGGTGATGGGCATCGCGGCCTTTCCGTACCTGGGGCTGCCGCTGTTTCTGGTCTTCGGCACGCGCAAGGTGGTGCGCCCGGCCACGCTGCGACAGCCGGCGCCGGCGGGCCCATGGGCCGCGCTGGCACCGCCGTGGGCCACGCGCCTGCTGGCGGCCCTGGGCGTGGCCGAGGCACGGCCGCAGGCGGTGGTGCGCTTCGAATCCGATGGCGATGCGGCACTGGCGCAGTTGCAGGCCGTGATCGGCTCGGCGCGCCACACGCTGGACATCTGCACCTATGTGCTGGGCGACGACGAAGTCGGCGCCGCGGTGGCGGCCGCGCTGGCCGAACGCTCGCGTACCGGCGTGCGCGTGCGGCTGCTGGTGGACAGCATCGGCAGCCTGAAAAGCGCGCACAGCCACGACGCGCTGCTCAAAAGCGCCGGCGTGCGCACGCGCCTGTTCATGCCGGCGCTGGGCCGGCCAGGGCGTGGGCGTGTCAACCTGCGCAACCACCGCAAGCTGCTGATTGCCGATGGCGAGATCGTCTGGTCGGGCGGGCGCAACCTGGCCAACGAATACTTCATCGGCCGCGCGGGCGAGCCGGCCTGGCTCGATCTGAGCTTTGCCGCCCAAGGCGCGCTGGCGGCCCAGGCGCAGGCGCTGTTCGACGGCGACTGGCGCGTTGCCCGGGGCGCGCGGCAGGCGCTGCGCCGGGGTTACGCCGAGCGCTTTGCGCGGCAAGAGTCTGGCCAGCAAGATCACGCCGAAGCCGCGCCGCAAGCGCCCGCGCAGGGCGGCGCCCTGGCCCAATGGGTGCCCAGCGGGCCGGATTTTCATGAAGACATCCTGCACGCGCTGCTGGTGTCGAGCGCCTTTCATGCACAAGAAAGGCTGCTGCTGGCCACGCCCTACTTCGTGCCGGACGAGGGCCTGCAAGAGGCCTTGGTGCTGGCCGCCAAGCGCGGGCTGCAAATCACGCTGCTGTTGCCGCGCCGCTCCAACCACCGGCTGGCCGACTGGGCTAGGGGTCGCGCGGTGCGCGAGCTGGTCGAAGCCGGCGTCGACGTGCGGTTGCTGCCCGCGATGCTGCACGCCAAGGCGGTGGTGGTCGACGATGTGCTGGCGCTGTGCGGCTCCGCCAACCTGGACAGCCGCAGCCTGTTCATCAACTACGAGGCGATGGCCGCGTTCTACGGCCGCGCCCAGATCGACTGGCTGGCCGGCTGGATCAACGGCCATGCCGCGGCGGGAGAGCCGGCATCGGCCGAGCCGCCCAGCTGGCTGCGCGACATCGGTGAAGGGATGGTGGCCACGCTGGCGTTCCAGCTCTAG